A part of Marinomonas rhizomae genomic DNA contains:
- a CDS encoding DeoR family transcriptional regulator: MMSFENRKSIQRQQTILLLLALDGKVFSETLKQRFNVSDNIIYNDMIYLEKEGLLKRIDAGAVEAYSEPEEK; this comes from the coding sequence ATGATGAGCTTCGAGAATAGGAAAAGCATTCAGCGACAACAAACCATACTGCTGTTGTTAGCATTGGATGGAAAAGTATTCTCTGAGACGTTAAAGCAGCGATTTAATGTGTCGGATAACATCATTTACAACGACATGATTTATCTAGAAAAAGAGGGTTTGTTAAAACGTATTGACGCTGGGGCTGTAGAAGCGTATTCGGAGCCAGAAGAAAAGTAG
- a CDS encoding CopG family ribbon-helix-helix protein: MSLKATSVRLDEETLQRVGQMAEAMDRHRAWLMAEAIKQYAAREDWFIREVEKGIESADKGKLIDHSDIKAKWDAKRAVQMDLFSSLIMQKPRRSFAILLDVWVA; encoded by the coding sequence ATGTCTTTAAAAGCAACCTCCGTCAGGCTAGACGAAGAGACACTGCAACGTGTTGGCCAAATGGCTGAAGCAATGGATAGGCACCGAGCATGGCTAATGGCGGAAGCGATTAAACAATACGCTGCCCGCGAAGACTGGTTTATTCGTGAAGTAGAAAAAGGCATTGAGTCAGCGGACAAAGGGAAATTGATCGACCACTCTGATATTAAAGCGAAATGGGATGCAAAGCGTGCTGTTCAAATGGACTTATTTAGTTCATTGATTATGCAAAAGCCGCGGCGAAGTTTTGCAATTCTGCTAGATGTTTGGGTTGCTTAG
- a CDS encoding DUF3612 domain-containing protein: protein MKNKNSLNRKAHFLGTKIRNLRKRNRLTMEDLSARCIKIDAESAPSVSYLSMIERGKRIPSEDVLEVIASVFQKEVEWFLDDIPEEEAITPTKGSGGGIDGMALEPNFLFSKEILQIAIPEMLSQTGTSGRQFAHLLIRAHQEHHQNHFPDLERAAEEVGLKRLPLSLDEIVAITKQMGLQIKWFRKTPLAVLQEMGIGESHVVTSFFDPPSTIYINQIMKAQPQRLKYNLAVHIGHTVLHDKDGMKNVLVTGRNEISPLQAKSSKIQSSGMDAQDILYAWRDFECSFFAGALLCPKVPFRQMLDRNGYEINTAQLAGVSESVTMRRMTAASPYPHWHYFDAYAPGKLKAVYRGNGIPLPWGNMSMVEDPCQHWSVFRKISEPSTGTSAQISILNVGDEPRIYACESVKVQDLAGNNHVLCSGIDLNPAIDAQGKDALSIAADLREACVTKGGSSQIPRNIKKDLMSVAKILNINWVERGIDNDARLICSRGAVCPRKPSCYQQCEAR, encoded by the coding sequence ATGAAAAATAAAAATAGCCTCAATCGCAAAGCCCATTTTTTGGGAACAAAAATCCGCAACCTGCGTAAACGCAACCGTTTGACGATGGAAGACCTGTCGGCACGGTGCATTAAAATAGACGCAGAATCCGCGCCTTCAGTGTCTTATTTATCCATGATAGAAAGGGGAAAACGCATCCCCAGTGAAGACGTATTAGAAGTCATCGCGAGCGTTTTTCAGAAAGAAGTCGAATGGTTTTTAGACGATATTCCGGAAGAAGAAGCCATTACCCCAACGAAAGGATCTGGCGGTGGTATCGATGGCATGGCCCTAGAGCCGAACTTTTTGTTCTCGAAAGAAATACTGCAAATAGCCATTCCTGAGATGCTTTCCCAAACGGGCACCAGCGGTCGACAATTTGCACATCTATTGATTCGCGCTCACCAAGAACATCATCAAAATCATTTCCCAGATTTAGAGCGCGCGGCGGAAGAAGTGGGACTCAAACGCTTGCCATTGAGCCTTGATGAGATTGTCGCTATCACCAAGCAAATGGGCTTGCAGATTAAATGGTTTCGCAAGACGCCGTTAGCGGTATTACAAGAGATGGGCATCGGTGAAAGCCATGTAGTGACGTCTTTTTTTGATCCACCGAGCACTATTTACATCAACCAAATCATGAAGGCCCAACCACAACGATTAAAATACAATCTCGCAGTGCATATTGGTCACACGGTATTGCACGACAAAGACGGCATGAAAAACGTCTTGGTCACAGGGCGAAATGAAATATCCCCATTGCAGGCTAAGTCATCCAAAATACAATCATCTGGTATGGATGCTCAGGATATTTTGTACGCTTGGCGAGACTTCGAATGCAGCTTCTTTGCGGGTGCTCTGCTTTGTCCAAAAGTGCCGTTTAGACAAATGCTGGATCGCAACGGCTACGAAATTAATACCGCACAACTGGCGGGTGTTTCAGAATCCGTTACCATGCGTCGTATGACAGCGGCGTCGCCTTATCCCCATTGGCATTATTTTGATGCTTACGCACCGGGCAAACTCAAAGCCGTGTATCGAGGCAATGGCATTCCGTTGCCTTGGGGCAACATGAGCATGGTGGAAGATCCTTGCCAGCACTGGTCAGTGTTTCGCAAGATCAGTGAGCCAAGTACTGGCACATCAGCACAAATATCGATTCTTAATGTCGGCGATGAGCCACGAATTTACGCGTGTGAATCGGTGAAAGTCCAAGACCTTGCAGGTAACAATCACGTACTTTGCTCCGGCATCGATTTGAACCCAGCTATTGACGCCCAAGGCAAAGACGCCCTTTCAATTGCCGCCGATTTACGGGAAGCCTGTGTAACCAAAGGCGGCTCCTCACAGATACCAAGAAACATCAAAAAAGACCTAATGAGCGTGGCGAAGATTCTTAACATCAACTGGGTCGAACGAGGCATAGACAATGATGCGAGATTGATTTGCTCTCGTGGCGCCGTCTGCCCAAGAAAACCGAGTTGTTATCAACAATGCGAGGCGAGGTAG